A single Candidatus Beckwithbacteria bacterium DNA region contains:
- a CDS encoding signal peptidase I — protein sequence MKIFKIIQTIFYTLVILLIVLIAGSLMLTRLNTPIDYKLFMVQSGSMEPAIPMGSLVIVAPQKNYQVNDVITFRGEINPKETVTHRIVDISQDKDLGLTSYRTKGDANNTPDLELVRSDRVVGKATVYLPYLGYPIAFAQTQMGFIVLIVVPITIIVYAELVNIKTELGQMALKHKEKKRQKAEEKK from the coding sequence ATGAAGATTTTTAAAATCATTCAAACTATTTTTTATACCTTGGTGATTTTGTTGATAGTGCTTATAGCTGGAAGTTTAATGCTGACCCGGCTCAATACTCCAATCGACTATAAACTTTTTATGGTGCAATCAGGTTCGATGGAGCCAGCTATTCCCATGGGAAGTTTAGTAATTGTTGCACCGCAAAAAAATTACCAAGTTAATGACGTAATTACGTTTCGGGGAGAAATCAATCCTAAAGAAACAGTGACTCATCGGATTGTAGATATCAGTCAAGATAAAGATTTAGGGTTAACTAGTTACCGCACCAAAGGGGATGCTAATAATACACCTGATTTAGAGTTGGTCAGATCTGATCGGGTAGTAGGTAAAGCTACTGTCTACCTTCCTTATCTTGGCTATCCGATTGCTTTTGCCCAAACCCAAATGGGTTTTATTGTTCTAATTGTAGTGCCAATAACTATCATTGTTTACGCCGAGTTGGTCAATATTAAAACCGAACTTGGCCAGATGGCTTTAAAACATAAAGAAAAGAAAAGGCAAAAAGCTGAAGAAAAAAAATGA
- a CDS encoding sortase has protein sequence MSSFVKPSQVFLIIGFCFLMTAGYLLWQKYVPAKLSFTNTQLVQNTTTTQNTSKLPVRLQISALDIDVAVQAMSFADSHWSAPSQGIVYLLDTPLPGQMGNSVLYGHNWNSLLGNLNKAKVGQTITIQFSDKSVQNFTIQSIRVVSSNQAEVLDQSKDQRLTLYTCTGFWDQKRLVVVAKPQSSL, from the coding sequence GTGAGCAGTTTTGTAAAACCTTCTCAAGTTTTTTTAATCATTGGCTTTTGTTTTCTAATGACAGCGGGCTATTTGCTGTGGCAAAAGTATGTGCCGGCCAAACTAAGTTTTACTAATACTCAGCTAGTTCAAAATACAACTACTACTCAAAATACCTCCAAACTTCCCGTTAGACTGCAAATCTCAGCTTTGGATATAGATGTTGCTGTACAAGCAATGAGCTTTGCTGATAGCCATTGGAGTGCGCCTAGCCAAGGAATTGTCTACCTTTTGGATACACCACTACCTGGACAAATGGGTAATAGTGTTTTGTATGGTCACAACTGGAATAGTCTGCTTGGCAATCTTAATAAAGCTAAAGTTGGTCAGACTATAACTATCCAATTTTCCGATAAGTCAGTACAAAATTTTACTATTCAAAGTATTAGAGTAGTTTCTTCTAATCAAGCTGAAGTGCTGGATCAAAGTAAAGATCAACGATTGACGTTATATACCTGTACTGGTTTCTGGGACCAAAAGCGCTTAGTGGTGGTAGCTAAACCACAATCTTCCCTATAA
- a CDS encoding carboxypeptidase regulatory-like domain-containing protein, with product MKKILISLIICLFLLFPQPVYADNEVPWWQVQSVDTMKYSRDKAREKLGDRDFDMVIDVQISNIAKTGATHVAIATPYDVEFLPILKRWVTAARKYQLNVWFRGNWAGWEGWFEYPSISREEHLAKTKQFIEDNPGLFKDGDIFSSCPECENGGPGDPRKTGDVEGFRNFLINEYKISQTAFESIGKDVKTNYFSMNGDVAMLIMDPETTKALDGVVVIDHYVESPKRLADDIRRYAQATGGKIVLGEFGAPIPDLHGDMSEQEQAEWLDTAMLALAETPELIGVNYWANTGSSTQLWYEDGRPRSAVTVLTKYFQPQVASGVVKDITGDKLDSVAVTSPYFHIVTGRDGQFILPFLESNPTLTISADGYDSQTVNLAYRSQPMTIILRKHREDWLFRLKKSITEFISSLFKKEYNF from the coding sequence ATGAAAAAGATTCTAATTAGCTTAATCATCTGTCTATTTTTACTGTTTCCCCAACCAGTTTACGCTGATAATGAAGTTCCCTGGTGGCAGGTGCAGTCGGTTGATACCATGAAATACTCCCGTGATAAAGCTCGGGAAAAATTAGGTGATCGGGATTTTGATATGGTTATTGATGTCCAGATCAGCAATATTGCCAAAACCGGAGCTACTCATGTAGCTATTGCTACCCCCTATGATGTGGAATTTTTACCTATTTTAAAACGTTGGGTGACAGCTGCGCGAAAGTACCAATTGAACGTTTGGTTTCGGGGTAATTGGGCCGGTTGGGAGGGCTGGTTTGAATACCCTAGCATTAGCCGGGAAGAACACTTAGCTAAAACCAAGCAATTTATTGAAGACAACCCAGGGCTGTTTAAAGATGGTGATATTTTTAGCTCTTGTCCAGAATGTGAGAATGGTGGACCGGGTGATCCCAGAAAAACCGGAGATGTTGAAGGCTTCCGCAATTTTCTTATTAATGAATATAAGATTAGCCAGACAGCTTTTGAGAGTATCGGTAAAGATGTTAAGACCAACTACTTTTCCATGAATGGAGATGTGGCCATGCTGATTATGGATCCTGAAACTACTAAAGCCTTAGATGGAGTTGTGGTGATTGACCACTATGTGGAAAGCCCGAAGCGTTTAGCTGATGATATTCGCAGGTATGCCCAAGCTACGGGTGGAAAAATCGTTTTAGGAGAATTTGGTGCTCCTATTCCTGATTTGCATGGTGATATGTCTGAGCAGGAACAGGCGGAATGGCTGGATACTGCCATGTTAGCTTTAGCTGAAACTCCAGAACTTATTGGTGTAAATTACTGGGCCAATACTGGCAGTTCAACCCAACTTTGGTATGAAGATGGTAGACCTAGGTCTGCAGTTACTGTTTTGACAAAATACTTTCAGCCGCAAGTCGCCAGTGGTGTAGTTAAAGATATAACAGGTGATAAGTTAGATAGTGTAGCTGTGACCAGCCCGTACTTTCATATAGTAACTGGTCGTGACGGTCAATTTATCCTGCCGTTTTTAGAGAGCAATCCTACGCTGACTATTTCTGCTGATGGTTATGATAGTCAAACGGTTAATTTAGCTTACCGCAGCCAGCCCATGACCATAATCCTGCGAAAACATCGCGAAGATTGGTTGTTTCGTCTCAAAAAAAGCATTACAGAATTTATTAGCAGTCTTTTTAAAAAAGAGTATAACTTCTAA